In a single window of the Larimichthys crocea isolate SSNF chromosome XVII, L_crocea_2.0, whole genome shotgun sequence genome:
- the LOC104919058 gene encoding uncharacterized protein LOC104919058 translates to MKSERKAALLAITENIEMKLFSSEESCVVIPAQEKDENYSFDQRRLEHPLVADCDEEPELQVQTKLRQLAKPKTEPPAKDEAKHCSHVSEYMEEIQIEMEVFPPLRVPESELIEMNSNNSSIMTLPSSNKASRLKWKRQTLQQTGLVVKDVVCLPRGQYLAQLERHIVPQGKERAALVAMGMTARITIDCGWSANQMQSRLALLFRRLFVRRLGQRFSFTYLQCVQGSRALFVPETPAEGWTGEQVLRISGHGALYIISHQNYPECTLDLDIILRLFRQQNVDRDVETHICVRRGELLRSTLKVVRRPDFCFKAKPIITFSEEETDGNEGPLREFFRLTLLELQESSIFEGHPGRLFLTCDLTALEDRKYYEAGVLIGWSLAQGGPGPRCLHPTLYQLMCGQNPSLEDFDWNDIVDTEAQMYLQQLHSCTDVKLLSPNLCDWVASCGIPGIYSAHSEEIPAIYMRLVKNYIYHRVTSMISQFINGLNSCGELWDMVQSHWEVFVPVMTNTQQQPLTLEEFKQLFTVCYSRPDSQLRAAEEATVRHWETVLTLVSGGKADFSFEDLLIFITGTDHLPPLGFPKMISLHFYSQDASTSGVRLPYASTCALELFLQRGVARAADLLALLSRAVRESLCFTQFHGEDGCKK, encoded by the exons atgaagagtgagaggaaggCTGCGCTGCTGGCCATCACAGAAAACATTGAGATGAAGCTGTTCTCTTCAGAGGAGTCCTGTGTGGTGATACCAGCACAGGAGAAGGATGAAAACTACAGCTTTGACCAG AGACGCCTTGAACATCCTCTGGTCGCTGACTGTGACGAGGAGCCAGAGCTGCAGGTCCAGACCAAACTCAGACAGCTGGCCAAACCCAAAACAGAGCCTCCTGCAAAGGACGAGGCCAAGCACTGCTCCCATGTCTCAGAATACATGGAAGAAATTCAAATAGAAATGGAG GTGTTTCCTCCCCTCAGAGTGCCTGAGAGTGAGCTGATCGAGATGAATTCAAATAATTCTTCCATCATGACCCTG CCGTCTTCAAACAAAGCTAGCCGTCTCAAATGGAAGAGACAGACTCTGCAGCAGACAGGACTGGTGGTCAAAGATGTGGTCTGTCTACCTAGAGGACAATACCTGGCACAGCTGGAGAG GCACATTGTTCCACAAGGTAAAGAACGAGCAGCTCTGGTGGCCATGGGAATGACTGCTCGCATCACCATTGACTGTGGTtggtcagccaatcagatgcaGAGTCGGCTAGCGTTGCTCTTCAGGAGGCTGTTTGTAAGACGGCTGGGACAAAGGTTCTCCTTCACATATCTAcag TGTGTGCAGGGCTCCAGGGCGCTATTTGTCCCAGAGACCCCTGCTGAGGGCTGGACAGGAGAACAGGTACTCAGGATCTCTGGACATGGTGCTTTATATATCATCAGCCACCAGAACTACCCAGAG TGCACGCTTGACCTGGACATCATCCTGAGACTGTTCAGGCAGCAGAATGTGGATCGAGACGTAGAAACCCACATCTGTGTGAGGAGGGGAGAGCTGCTCCGCAGCACTCTGAAGGTGGTGAGGAGGCCAGACTTCTGTTTCAAGGCAAAACCCATCATAACCTTCAGTGAGGAGGAGACTGACGGCAATGAGGGACCTCTCAGAGAATTTTTCAG ATTAACTTTGCTGGAGCTGCAGGAAAGTTCTATATTTGAGGGTCATCCGGGGCGGCTATTCTTGACCTGTGACCTCACAGCTCTTGAAGACAGGAAATACTATGAAGCAGgcgttctgattggctggtctCTGGCTCAAGGCGGGCCTGGACCCCGTTGTCTGCACCCTACACTCTACCAg TTGATGTGCGGCCAGAATCCATCTTTGGAGGACTTCGACTGGAATGACATTGTCGATACTGAAGCACAGATGTACCTGCAACag CTGCACAGTTGTACTGATGTGAAGCTGCTATCTCCCAATCTCTGTGACTGGGTGGCGAGCTGTGGGATCCCTGGAATCTATTCAGCCCATTCTGAAGAAATACCAGCCATCTATATGCGCCTGGTCAAAAATTATATCTACCATAG GGTCACCAGTATGATCTCCCAGTTCATCAATGGGCTGAACAGCTGTGGTGAATTGTGGGATATGGTACAGTCCCACTGGGAGGTGTTTGTGCCAGTGATGAcgaacacacagcagcagcctctgacACTGGAAGAGTTCAAACAGCTTTTTACTGTTTGCTACAGCCGTCCAGACAGCCAGCTGAGGGCCGCTGAGGAGGCAACAGTTAGACACTGGGAAACAGTCCTCACCTTAGTCAGTG GTGGTAAGGCAGATTTTTCCTTTGAAgacctcctcatcttcatcacaggAACTGACCATTTGCCTCCTCTTGGGTTCCCCAAAATGATCTCCCTACATTTTTACTCCCAG GATGCAAGTACATCAGGTGTGCGTCTGCCCTACGCCTCCACCTGCGCTCTGGAACTCTTTCTGCAGAGGGGAGTAGCAAGGGCTGCAGACCTGTTGGCACTGCTGAGCAGAGCTGTGCGTGAATCCCTGTGCTTCACACAGTTCCATGGAGAGGATGGCTGTAAAAAGTGA